A genome region from Cucurbita pepo subsp. pepo cultivar mu-cu-16 chromosome LG02, ASM280686v2, whole genome shotgun sequence includes the following:
- the LOC111788379 gene encoding protein DETOXIFICATION 54 isoform X1, whose translation MEDENSDASSNKAPSVSQVVEQLKELWGMTLPVTTMNFLVFLRQVVSVLFLGRIGSLELAGGALAIGFTNITGYSVMVGLAAGLEPICSQAYGSKNWDLLCLSLQRMILILLVATIPIAFLWINLDNIMVFLGQDPQITGMAAIYCIYSLPDLLTNTLLQPLKTFLRSQKDTKPMMYCTLVAVGLHVPLNYVMVVVLGLGTQGVAIASVLTNMNIAGLMSGYVWVWGRKGEMRWTLKVGEVCGGVGPVLKLAVPSCLGICLEWWWYEIVTVLSGYLSNPTSAVAATGILIQTTSMMYTVPLALAGCVSARFFSHYRSWSTGKTLQLGKIIYRQTCTNNPRQILILYFFLIWNLSFSAVSFSFVWLFCFLTRMFMYSISSKRHEMLNAFSHFRLDFSGSYREGWSPSTAAPARVLLSKGNELGSGKPKKAKVAAVVALGCAFVIGGINVTWTVILRRTWARLFTDDSLVQSLVSSALPIIGLCELWNCPQTTGYGILRGTARPAVGARINLGCFYLVGTPVAVGLAFGVRVGFVGLWFGLLSAQVACAVSMLYVVLAKTDWEGEALKAKKLTGLEMSATTNGNGAEEETKELLVHENGHQHIVL comes from the exons ATGGAAGACGAAAACTCAGATGCTTCTTCAAACAAAGCCCCCTCTGTTTCTCAG GTGGTAGAACAGTTGAAAGAGCTATGGGGTATGACCTTACCGGTAACTACCATGAACTTCTTGGTATTTCTTAGGCAGGTGGTCTCTGTCTTGTTTTTGGGCAGAATTGGTAGCCTGGAGTTAGCAGGTGGTGCACTTGCAATAGGATTTACAAATATCACAGGCTATTCTGTTATGGTGGGTTTAGCCGCTGGGTTAGAACCCATATGCAGCCAAGCCTACGGAAGCAAGAATTGGGATCTCCTCTGTCTTTCTCTGCAACGCATGATCTTAATCCTCCTCGTTGCAACCATACCCATCGCCTTTCTCTGGATCAATCTCGACAATATCATGGTATTTTTAGGCCAAGATCCACAAATCACAGGGATGGCGGCTATTTACTGTATTTATTCTCTTCCAGACCTTTTAACAAACACCTTGCTGCAAccattaaaaacatttttaaggtCACAAAAGGACACGAAACCCATGATGTATTGCACCCTAGTAGCAGTTGGCCTTCATGTGCCTCTGAACTACGTGATGGTGGTGGTGCTGGGGCTGGGAACGCAAGGAGTGGCGATAGCTTCGGTGCTAACAAATATGAACATTGCGGGGTTGATGTCAGGATACGTGTGGGTATGGGGGAGGAAAGGTGAGATGAGATGGACGTTGAAGGTGGGAGAGGTTTGTGGAGGCGTGGGGCCGGTGCTAAAATTGGCTGTACCGAGTTGCTTGGGAATATGTTTGGAGTGGTGGTGGTATGAAATAGTGACAGTGTTGTCTGGTTATTTGTCCAACCCAACGTCGGCTGTGGCCGCCACTGGGATTCTCATCCAAACTACAAGCATGATGTACACAGTACCCTTGGCTCTCGCTGGTTGCGTCTCCGCCAGG TTTTTCAGTCATTATCGGTCATGGTCAACTGGTAAAACCCTTCAACTCGGTAAAATTATATACCGACAAACTTGCACCAATAACCCACGTCAGATTCTAatcctatatttttttttgatatggaacctttcattttcagccgtctctttctcttttgtttggttattttgttttcttacaCGGATGTTTATGTACTCCATATCTTCAAAAAGGCATGAGATGCTTAATGCGTTTTCCCACTTTCGATTAGACTTTAGTGGTTCTTACCGTGAAGGATGGTCTCCTTCCACCGCTGCTCCTGCACGGGTACTTCTCTCTAAAG GGAACGAGCTGGGAAGTGGAAAGCCAAAGAAAGCGAAGGTTGCAGCGGTGGTGGCATTGGGATGTGCATTTGTAATAGGCGGAATCAACGTGACGTGGACGGTGATTCTGAGGCGCACATGGGCCAGGCTTTTCACAGATGATTCGTTGGTTCAATCATTGGTGTCTTCAGCTTTGCCAATCATAGGCCTGTGTGAGCTTTGGAACTGCCCCCAGACCACGGGATATGGCATCTTGCGTGGTACTGCCCGACCTGCTGTGGGCGCTCGTATCAACTTGGGGTGTTTTTACCTGGTGGGCACCCCTGTGGCTGTGGGGCTGGCCTTCGGGGTTAGAGTTGGGTTTGTTGGGCTTTGGTTTGGGCTGCTGTCGGCCCAGGTCGCCTGTGCTGTGTCCATGCTCTATGTGGTTCTGGCGAAGACTGATTGGGAGGGTGAGGCCTTGAAGGCGAAGAAGCTGACTGGTTTGGAAATGAGTGCCACCACCAATGGCAATGGTGCAGAAGAGGAAACCAAAGAACTGCTGGTTCATGAAAATGGGCATCAACATATTGTGTTGTAg
- the LOC111788379 gene encoding protein DETOXIFICATION 54 isoform X4 translates to MEDENSDASSNKAPSVSQVVEQLKELWGMTLPVTTMNFLVFLRQVVSVLFLGRIGSLELAGGALAIGFTNITGYSVMVGLAAGLEPICSQAYGSKNWDLLCLSLQRMILILLVATIPIAFLWINLDNIMVFLGQDPQITGMAAIYCIYSLPDLLTNTLLQPLKTFLRSQKDTKPMMYCTLVAVGLHVPLNYVMVVVLGLGTQGVAIASVLTNMNIAGLMSGYVWVWGRKGEMRWTLKVGEVCGGVGPVLKLAVPSCLGICLEWWWYEIVTVLSGYLSNPTSAVAATGILIQTTSMMYTVPLALAGCVSARFFSHYRSWSTGKTLQLGKIIYRQTCTNNPRQILILYFFLIWNLSFSAVSFSFVWLFCFLTRMFMYSISSKRHEMLNAFSHFRLDFSGSYREGWSPSTAAPARVLLSKGM, encoded by the exons ATGGAAGACGAAAACTCAGATGCTTCTTCAAACAAAGCCCCCTCTGTTTCTCAG GTGGTAGAACAGTTGAAAGAGCTATGGGGTATGACCTTACCGGTAACTACCATGAACTTCTTGGTATTTCTTAGGCAGGTGGTCTCTGTCTTGTTTTTGGGCAGAATTGGTAGCCTGGAGTTAGCAGGTGGTGCACTTGCAATAGGATTTACAAATATCACAGGCTATTCTGTTATGGTGGGTTTAGCCGCTGGGTTAGAACCCATATGCAGCCAAGCCTACGGAAGCAAGAATTGGGATCTCCTCTGTCTTTCTCTGCAACGCATGATCTTAATCCTCCTCGTTGCAACCATACCCATCGCCTTTCTCTGGATCAATCTCGACAATATCATGGTATTTTTAGGCCAAGATCCACAAATCACAGGGATGGCGGCTATTTACTGTATTTATTCTCTTCCAGACCTTTTAACAAACACCTTGCTGCAAccattaaaaacatttttaaggtCACAAAAGGACACGAAACCCATGATGTATTGCACCCTAGTAGCAGTTGGCCTTCATGTGCCTCTGAACTACGTGATGGTGGTGGTGCTGGGGCTGGGAACGCAAGGAGTGGCGATAGCTTCGGTGCTAACAAATATGAACATTGCGGGGTTGATGTCAGGATACGTGTGGGTATGGGGGAGGAAAGGTGAGATGAGATGGACGTTGAAGGTGGGAGAGGTTTGTGGAGGCGTGGGGCCGGTGCTAAAATTGGCTGTACCGAGTTGCTTGGGAATATGTTTGGAGTGGTGGTGGTATGAAATAGTGACAGTGTTGTCTGGTTATTTGTCCAACCCAACGTCGGCTGTGGCCGCCACTGGGATTCTCATCCAAACTACAAGCATGATGTACACAGTACCCTTGGCTCTCGCTGGTTGCGTCTCCGCCAGG TTTTTCAGTCATTATCGGTCATGGTCAACTGGTAAAACCCTTCAACTCGGTAAAATTATATACCGACAAACTTGCACCAATAACCCACGTCAGATTCTAatcctatatttttttttgatatggaacctttcattttcagccgtctctttctcttttgtttggttattttgttttcttacaCGGATGTTTATGTACTCCATATCTTCAAAAAGGCATGAGATGCTTAATGCGTTTTCCCACTTTCGATTAGACTTTAGTGGTTCTTACCGTGAAGGATGGTCTCCTTCCACCGCTGCTCCTGCACGGGTACTTCTCTCTAAAG GTATGTAA
- the LOC111788379 gene encoding protein DETOXIFICATION 54 isoform X2, giving the protein MEDENSDASSNKAPSVSQVVEQLKELWGMTLPVTTMNFLVFLRQVVSVLFLGRIGSLELAGGALAIGFTNITGYSVMVGLAAGLEPICSQAYGSKNWDLLCLSLQRMILILLVATIPIAFLWINLDNIMVFLGQDPQITGMAAIYCIYSLPDLLTNTLLQPLKTFLRSQKDTKPMMYCTLVAVGLHVPLNYVMVVVLGLGTQGVAIASVLTNMNIAGLMSGYVWVWGRKGEMRWTLKVGEVCGGVGPVLKLAVPSCLGICLEWWWYEIVTVLSGYLSNPTSAVAATGILIQTTSMMYTVPLALAGCVSARVGNELGSGKPKKAKVAAVVALGCAFVIGGINVTWTVILRRTWARLFTDDSLVQSLVSSALPIIGLCELWNCPQTTGYGILRGTARPAVGARINLGCFYLVGTPVAVGLAFGVRVGFVGLWFGLLSAQVACAVSMLYVVLAKTDWEGEALKAKKLTGLEMSATTNGNGAEEETKELLVHENGHQHIVL; this is encoded by the exons ATGGAAGACGAAAACTCAGATGCTTCTTCAAACAAAGCCCCCTCTGTTTCTCAG GTGGTAGAACAGTTGAAAGAGCTATGGGGTATGACCTTACCGGTAACTACCATGAACTTCTTGGTATTTCTTAGGCAGGTGGTCTCTGTCTTGTTTTTGGGCAGAATTGGTAGCCTGGAGTTAGCAGGTGGTGCACTTGCAATAGGATTTACAAATATCACAGGCTATTCTGTTATGGTGGGTTTAGCCGCTGGGTTAGAACCCATATGCAGCCAAGCCTACGGAAGCAAGAATTGGGATCTCCTCTGTCTTTCTCTGCAACGCATGATCTTAATCCTCCTCGTTGCAACCATACCCATCGCCTTTCTCTGGATCAATCTCGACAATATCATGGTATTTTTAGGCCAAGATCCACAAATCACAGGGATGGCGGCTATTTACTGTATTTATTCTCTTCCAGACCTTTTAACAAACACCTTGCTGCAAccattaaaaacatttttaaggtCACAAAAGGACACGAAACCCATGATGTATTGCACCCTAGTAGCAGTTGGCCTTCATGTGCCTCTGAACTACGTGATGGTGGTGGTGCTGGGGCTGGGAACGCAAGGAGTGGCGATAGCTTCGGTGCTAACAAATATGAACATTGCGGGGTTGATGTCAGGATACGTGTGGGTATGGGGGAGGAAAGGTGAGATGAGATGGACGTTGAAGGTGGGAGAGGTTTGTGGAGGCGTGGGGCCGGTGCTAAAATTGGCTGTACCGAGTTGCTTGGGAATATGTTTGGAGTGGTGGTGGTATGAAATAGTGACAGTGTTGTCTGGTTATTTGTCCAACCCAACGTCGGCTGTGGCCGCCACTGGGATTCTCATCCAAACTACAAGCATGATGTACACAGTACCCTTGGCTCTCGCTGGTTGCGTCTCCGCCAGG GTAGGGAACGAGCTGGGAAGTGGAAAGCCAAAGAAAGCGAAGGTTGCAGCGGTGGTGGCATTGGGATGTGCATTTGTAATAGGCGGAATCAACGTGACGTGGACGGTGATTCTGAGGCGCACATGGGCCAGGCTTTTCACAGATGATTCGTTGGTTCAATCATTGGTGTCTTCAGCTTTGCCAATCATAGGCCTGTGTGAGCTTTGGAACTGCCCCCAGACCACGGGATATGGCATCTTGCGTGGTACTGCCCGACCTGCTGTGGGCGCTCGTATCAACTTGGGGTGTTTTTACCTGGTGGGCACCCCTGTGGCTGTGGGGCTGGCCTTCGGGGTTAGAGTTGGGTTTGTTGGGCTTTGGTTTGGGCTGCTGTCGGCCCAGGTCGCCTGTGCTGTGTCCATGCTCTATGTGGTTCTGGCGAAGACTGATTGGGAGGGTGAGGCCTTGAAGGCGAAGAAGCTGACTGGTTTGGAAATGAGTGCCACCACCAATGGCAATGGTGCAGAAGAGGAAACCAAAGAACTGCTGGTTCATGAAAATGGGCATCAACATATTGTGTTGTAg
- the LOC111788379 gene encoding protein DETOXIFICATION 54 isoform X3: MEDENSDASSNKAPSVSQVVEQLKELWGMTLPVTTMNFLVFLRQVVSVLFLGRIGSLELAGGALAIGFTNITGYSVMVGLAAGLEPICSQAYGSKNWDLLCLSLQRMILILLVATIPIAFLWINLDNIMVFLGQDPQITGMAAIYCIYSLPDLLTNTLLQPLKTFLRSQKDTKPMMYCTLVAVGLHVPLNYVMVVVLGLGTQGVAIASVLTNMNIAGLMSGYVWVWGRKGEMRWTLKVGEVCGGVGPVLKLAVPSCLGICLEWWWYEIVTVLSGYLSNPTSAVAATGILIQTTSMMYTVPLALAGCVSARFFSHYRSWSTGKTLQLGKIIYRQTCTNNPRQILILYFFLIWNLSFSAVSFSFVWLFCFLTRMFMYSISSKRHEMLNAFSHFRLDFSGSYREGWSPSTAAPARVLLSKGRERAGKWKAKESEGCSGGGIGMCICNRRNQRDVDGDSEAHMGQAFHR, encoded by the exons ATGGAAGACGAAAACTCAGATGCTTCTTCAAACAAAGCCCCCTCTGTTTCTCAG GTGGTAGAACAGTTGAAAGAGCTATGGGGTATGACCTTACCGGTAACTACCATGAACTTCTTGGTATTTCTTAGGCAGGTGGTCTCTGTCTTGTTTTTGGGCAGAATTGGTAGCCTGGAGTTAGCAGGTGGTGCACTTGCAATAGGATTTACAAATATCACAGGCTATTCTGTTATGGTGGGTTTAGCCGCTGGGTTAGAACCCATATGCAGCCAAGCCTACGGAAGCAAGAATTGGGATCTCCTCTGTCTTTCTCTGCAACGCATGATCTTAATCCTCCTCGTTGCAACCATACCCATCGCCTTTCTCTGGATCAATCTCGACAATATCATGGTATTTTTAGGCCAAGATCCACAAATCACAGGGATGGCGGCTATTTACTGTATTTATTCTCTTCCAGACCTTTTAACAAACACCTTGCTGCAAccattaaaaacatttttaaggtCACAAAAGGACACGAAACCCATGATGTATTGCACCCTAGTAGCAGTTGGCCTTCATGTGCCTCTGAACTACGTGATGGTGGTGGTGCTGGGGCTGGGAACGCAAGGAGTGGCGATAGCTTCGGTGCTAACAAATATGAACATTGCGGGGTTGATGTCAGGATACGTGTGGGTATGGGGGAGGAAAGGTGAGATGAGATGGACGTTGAAGGTGGGAGAGGTTTGTGGAGGCGTGGGGCCGGTGCTAAAATTGGCTGTACCGAGTTGCTTGGGAATATGTTTGGAGTGGTGGTGGTATGAAATAGTGACAGTGTTGTCTGGTTATTTGTCCAACCCAACGTCGGCTGTGGCCGCCACTGGGATTCTCATCCAAACTACAAGCATGATGTACACAGTACCCTTGGCTCTCGCTGGTTGCGTCTCCGCCAGG TTTTTCAGTCATTATCGGTCATGGTCAACTGGTAAAACCCTTCAACTCGGTAAAATTATATACCGACAAACTTGCACCAATAACCCACGTCAGATTCTAatcctatatttttttttgatatggaacctttcattttcagccgtctctttctcttttgtttggttattttgttttcttacaCGGATGTTTATGTACTCCATATCTTCAAAAAGGCATGAGATGCTTAATGCGTTTTCCCACTTTCGATTAGACTTTAGTGGTTCTTACCGTGAAGGATGGTCTCCTTCCACCGCTGCTCCTGCACGGGTACTTCTCTCTAAAG GTAGGGAACGAGCTGGGAAGTGGAAAGCCAAAGAAAGCGAAGGTTGCAGCGGTGGTGGCATTGGGATGTGCATTTGTAATAGGCGGAATCAACGTGACGTGGACGGTGATTCTGAGGCGCACATGGGCCAGGCTTTTCACAGATGA
- the LOC111788381 gene encoding probable ribonuclease P/MRP protein subunit POP5 produces MVSFKNRYLVFEVALDPNKDVATDDPIIITQYNVSKAIKDSILLNFGECGFASSLGSFQVRYVNPITKLCIIRASREDYQNVWAAITMVRSISNCPVVFNLLDLTGNSRACKNTALRVDELKFEQYKLMVGPNISDGVNLQMHNCLEKIRTLDN; encoded by the exons ATGGTGAGTTTTAAGAACCGATACTTGGTGTTTGAAGTTGCGTTGGATCCCAATAAAGACGTTGCAACAGATGATCCTATTATCATTACCCAATATAATGTTTCAAAAGCAATCAAGGACAGTATTCTTCTCAACTTCGGGGAGTGTGGCTTTGCTTCCTCACTTGGATCTTTTCAAG TTAGGTATGTAAATCCAATCACAAAGCTGTGCATCATTAGAGCCTCTAGAGAGGACTACCAGAATGTATGGGCTGCAATTACAATGGTGAGGAGTATCAGCAATTGCCCCGTTGTATTTAATCTACTGGACCTAACTG GAAACAGCAGGGCTTGCAAGAACACCGCCTTGAGGGTGGATGAACTGAAATTTGAGCAGTACAAGCTTATGGTTGGACCTAATATCTCTGATGGCGTCAATCTGCAAATGCATAACTGTCTGGAGAAGATTAGAACTTTAGATAActga
- the LOC111788945 gene encoding uncharacterized protein LOC111788945 — protein MGGVCSRTRTTSDDIGSSNGGGGVGDSNNELGMVHHTYGLPSKISDSTPAVAVADGMNKALREPFSFPEVNAVVPYGLDDINDGIPRLSRTLSQKSRSTKSRQAVAKVSEMSSLLGRAGTVGLGKAVDVLDTLGSSVTSLNLGGGFTSGVTTKGNKILILAFEVANTIVKGSSLMQSLSKRSINVLKEEVLPSEGVQNLISRDMDELLRIAAADKREELKVFTCEVIRFGNRCKDPQWHNLHRYFDKLGSEVTPQKQLKEDAEAVMQQLMTFVQYTAELYHELQALDRFEQDYRRKLQEEDSSNTTQRGDSISILKAELKNQKKHVRGLKKRSLWSRILEEVMEKLVDIVHYLHLEIHEAFSSADDEKPAKGSQNSHKKLGTAGLALHYANIVSQIDTLVSRSSSVPPNTRDALYHGLPPSIKSALRLKLQTFQPKEELTIPQIKAEMEKTLHWLVPIANNTTKAHHGFGWVGEWANSGAETNRKPSGQSELLRIETLYHADKEKTESYILELVLWLHHLISQARACNTGIRSPVKSPIRSPNQRTINLSNQKANSPSSTLTVEDQEMLQYVSKRKLTPGISKSQEFDSAKTRLSKYHRLSKSSNHSPINETKKDPSTLRRPNSIPIIDFDIDRIALDVIDRVDNIRSFS, from the exons ATGGGTGGAGTTtgttcaagaacaagaaccacTTCTGATGATATTGGTAGCAGTAACGGTGGTGGAGGGGTTGGTGATTCTAACAATGAGTTGGGCATGGTTCATCATACTTACGGACTGCCCTCCAAAATTAGTGATTCCACCCctgctgttgctgttgctgaTGGCATGAATAAGGCGTTACGAGAACCATTTTCGTTCCCGGAGGTGAATGCAGTGGTTCCATATGGATTGGACGATATCAACGATGGAATTCCTCGCTTATCTCGAACGTTATCTCAGAAATCTAGATCAACCAAGTCGAGACAAGCTGTTGCAAAG GTTTCAGAAATGAGCTCTCTTCTAGGCAGAGCTGGTACTGTTGGGCTAGGAAAGGCTGTTGATGTTTTGGATACACTTGGTAGTAGTGTGACAAGTTTGAACCTTGGTGGTGGTTTCACCTCAGGGGTGACAACAAAAgggaacaaaattttaatcttaGCTTTTGAAGTTGCCAACACCATTGTGAAGGGTTCTAGTCTAATGCAGTCGCTCTCGAAACGTAGCATCAACGTTTTGAAGGAGGAAGTGCTTCCATCAGAAGGGGTccaaaatttgatatcaaGAGACATGGATGAACTCTTGAGAATTGCAGCAGCAGACAAGAG AGAAGAACTGAAAGTTTTCacttgtgaagtgattcgcTTCGGGAATCGTTGTAAAGATCCTCAATGGCATAATTTGCATCGCTATTTTGATAA GTTAGGTTCAGAAGTTACACCACAAAAGCAATTAAAGGAAGATGCTGAGGCAGTGATGCAGCAGTTGATGACATTTGTACAGTACACAGCA GAACTTTATCATGAATTACAAGCCTTGGACAGATTTGAACAAGATTACCGGCGCAAGCTTCAAGAGGAGGATAGTTCGAACACGACGCAAAGAG GAGATAGCATTTCGATCTTAAAGGCAGAGTTAAAGAACCAAAAGAAGCATGTCAGAGGTTTGAAGAAGAGATCTCTCTGGTCGAGGATTCTCGAAGAG GTGATGGAGAAGCTTGTGGACATAGTGCATTACTTACATTTGGAGATTCATGAAGCCTTCAGTAGTGCCG ATGATGAAAAACCGGCCAAAGGTTCTCAGAATAGCCACAAAAAGTTAGGGACGGCTGGTCTCGCTTTGCATTATGCAAATATCGTTAGCCAAATTGATACACTT GTATCTCGTTCGAGTTCCGTACCTCCTAACACAAGGGATGCTTTATATCACGGACTACCTCCCAGTATAAAGTCGGCTTTACGCTTAAAACTACAGACGTTTCAGCCGAAAGAAGAG CTTACAATTCCTCAAATCAAAGCCGAGATGGAGAAAACTTTGCATTGGCTTGTTCCCATTGCCAATAACACTACCAA gGCTCATCACGGTTTCGGTTGGGTTGGAGAATGGGCGAATTCCGG GGCCGAAACAAACCGAAAGCCTTCTGGCCAGAGCGAGTTACTAAGGATCGAGACGCTGTATCATgcagataaagaaaaaacggAGTCCTACATCCTTGAACTGGTGTTATGGCTTCACCATCTGATCAGCCAAGCTAGAGCTTGTAATACTGGAATAAGGTCTCCTGTTAAATCACCAATTAGATCTCCGAACCAACGAACGATTAATTTATCGAACCAGAAAGCAAATTCTCCATCCTCGACGTTGACGGTAGAAGACCAGGAAATGCTTCAATATGTGAGCAAAAGGAAACTTACCCCGGGAATAAGTAAGAGTCAGGAATTTGATTCAGCAAAAACCAGGTTAAGTAAGTACCATAGGCTAAGTAAAAGCAGCAACCATTCCCCAATCAATGAAACCAAGAAGGATCCGTCCACCCTTCGGAGGCCGAACTCCATCCCGATTATTGATTTTGACATCGACCGTATCGCTTTGGATGTCATCGATAGAGTCGATAATATTCGAAGCTTTTCATAA